The Flavobacterium sp. K5-23 genome segment TATGAAAATTGTACTATCTTGAATAATCTGAAGCTTTTTGGCGAAAGCCACTAAACATCTCCCTCCATTACCACACATAGAACTTTGGTTCCCGTCAGAATTATAATATACCATTCGGAAATCAGTTTCAGCATCATTTTCTAATAGAATAAGACCATCTCCGCCTATCCCGAAACGTCTGTCACATAAATGTGCAATAAGCTTTATGTTCTCTTTTGGAAAAAAACCCGTACGATTATCAATCATTACAAAATCGTTTCCTGTTCCTTGGTATTTATTAAATTCTATTTGCATCCTATTATTATTGTGTTCTACAAAAGTACAAACTATTAATGAAATGTTAATCATTGTTAAAGAGCGTTAAACTCTTTTTTACGGTATAATTTTAGCTTTATTTTTACTCCACAAATAACATAAAACCGACTCTACTATGAAAAGATTATCTAACTTATTTTTGGTTTCCTTATTGAGTGGCGCCACTACCTTAGGTGCTTACAAATTATTATTTGAGAGTAATGGTTATTTTTCGAATAACAAAAACTCCCTAACAACTCTAGCAACTGATTCTTACGGTAAAAAAGTAGGGCTGTCAGCAGGAATACTTGATTTTACTGAAGCAGCCGAAACTACTATTCACACTGTAGTTCACGTAAAAAATGTTTCTTATAAAAGCACAAACAATCCCATACTCGAATATTTTTACGGATACAAAGGAGGACAAACCCAAGAACAAATTGGGACGGGTTCCGGAGTTATTATTTCTGAAGATGGCTATATCGTGACAAACAACCACGTTGTAAAAGATGCCTCGGAAATCGAAATCACACTCAACAACAAAAAATCATACAAAGCAAAACTCATTGGAACCGATTCTAAAATGGACATTGCTCTTTTAAAAATCGATACAGGAGAGAAACTGGTTTATTCCACTTTTGGTGATTCAGATAATGTAAAAGTTGGAGAATGGGTACTGGCTGTTGGAAATCCGTACAACCTTACATCAACGGTTACAGCAGGAATAGTTTCGGCTAAAGCGCGAAATATTGGCACAAGCGGAATACAGCCTTTCATACAAACAGATGCCGCAGTAAATCCTGGAAATAGCGGAGGCGCCTTAGTGAACACAAGAGGAGAACTTATAGGCATTAATACTATGATCTCATCAATGACGGGATCTTATGTAGGATATTCATTTGCCGTTCCTTCTAATAATGCTCGAAAAATAATCGAAGACATTATGGAATTTGGTAATGTACAAAGAGGAATTCTAGGTGTTGAAGGTGGTGAATTGAACGCTACGGCTTCTAAGGAATTAGGAATTAATATCACCGAAGGCTTTTATATAAACAAGGTAAACAAAAATACTGGTGCCGAAAAATCAGGTCTTGAAAAGGGAGATATTATAATAAAACTGGATAATCAAAAAATTGCGACATATGCTGATCTTTCTGGTTATATAAATACAAAAAGACCCAATGACAAAGTTCAGCTGACATACATCAGAAACGGACAAAATAAAGTAGTAACTGTAACGCTGAGTAAAAACGAGTTTTTCAGTACGGAATTTAAAGGCATCGAGTTAGAAAATATAGATGCAGCTGACAAAAAGAAATTCCGACTCAATTATGGCGTGAAAATTAAATCCATCAACAATGAAAATTTAATGCAGTACAATGAGGAGCTAATAGGCAATATCATTTTAAGTATCGACAATGTAAAAACCACTGATATAGAAACAGTAAGTAAATTATTAGACAAAAAAGACGAAAAACAGAGTGTAAGAATCGAAATGGTCAATAAAAACGGGGAAATCATTCGAATTATCATCTAATCTTTTTAACCTTAAACGATAGAGAAAGCCAGCTTGTAAAAACAAGTTGGCTTTTTTATTGAAAATAAATCACAAAATAGTTTACGAAATCGATTGAAATGGGTATTTTTGCGGCAAATTTTAAAAAAATAACTACATAATTTTTACAAATTTTCACCT includes the following:
- a CDS encoding trypsin-like peptidase domain-containing protein, whose amino-acid sequence is MKRLSNLFLVSLLSGATTLGAYKLLFESNGYFSNNKNSLTTLATDSYGKKVGLSAGILDFTEAAETTIHTVVHVKNVSYKSTNNPILEYFYGYKGGQTQEQIGTGSGVIISEDGYIVTNNHVVKDASEIEITLNNKKSYKAKLIGTDSKMDIALLKIDTGEKLVYSTFGDSDNVKVGEWVLAVGNPYNLTSTVTAGIVSAKARNIGTSGIQPFIQTDAAVNPGNSGGALVNTRGELIGINTMISSMTGSYVGYSFAVPSNNARKIIEDIMEFGNVQRGILGVEGGELNATASKELGINITEGFYINKVNKNTGAEKSGLEKGDIIIKLDNQKIATYADLSGYINTKRPNDKVQLTYIRNGQNKVVTVTLSKNEFFSTEFKGIELENIDAADKKKFRLNYGVKIKSINNENLMQYNEELIGNIILSIDNVKTTDIETVSKLLDKKDEKQSVRIEMVNKNGEIIRIII